The Streptomyces sp. NBC_01197 genome window below encodes:
- a CDS encoding HAD-IIIC family phosphatase: MRNADEDVAERPMVKCVVWDLDNTLWKGVLLEDPQVVLREDVAEVIRVLDSRGILQSIASRNDETVAMGRLKEAGLDEYFLAPQIGWNAKSASVSRIAEELNIGLDTFLFVDDDAFERAEVGDVLPQVRTVDAVEAAALAERADLTPRDLTPEAGRRRSMYQAQLRRAQAEESFAGPAESFLATLDLRLVLRHAGPGDLRRAEELTVRTNQLNATGYTYDASELEAFRTSPDHDLLVAELSDRFGDYGTIGVMLVERAAQVWTLKLLLISCRVMSRGVGAVLLGRLAARAKDKGVTLRGEFVPSGRNRAMLITYRFAGFDVVSESADRTVFEYRSDTVPQVPDYLHLASDI, from the coding sequence ACGCCGATGAGGACGTGGCAGAGCGCCCCATGGTCAAGTGCGTGGTCTGGGACCTGGACAACACACTGTGGAAGGGGGTGCTCCTGGAGGACCCCCAGGTCGTGCTGCGCGAGGACGTGGCGGAGGTGATCAGAGTGCTCGACTCCCGCGGCATCCTCCAGTCGATCGCCAGCCGCAACGACGAGACGGTGGCCATGGGCCGCCTGAAGGAGGCCGGCCTCGACGAGTACTTCCTCGCGCCGCAGATCGGCTGGAACGCCAAGTCGGCGTCGGTCTCCCGGATCGCCGAGGAACTCAACATCGGCCTGGACACGTTCCTGTTCGTCGACGACGACGCGTTCGAACGCGCGGAGGTCGGTGATGTGCTGCCCCAGGTGCGCACCGTCGACGCGGTGGAGGCCGCGGCGCTCGCGGAGCGGGCCGACCTGACGCCGCGGGACCTGACCCCGGAGGCCGGGCGCCGGCGCTCGATGTATCAGGCTCAGTTGCGGCGGGCCCAGGCGGAGGAGTCGTTCGCCGGCCCCGCCGAGAGCTTCCTCGCCACGCTCGACCTGCGCCTGGTGCTGCGTCACGCGGGGCCGGGCGACCTGCGCCGGGCCGAGGAGCTGACCGTGCGCACCAACCAGCTCAATGCGACGGGTTACACCTACGACGCCTCCGAGCTGGAGGCGTTTCGCACCTCGCCCGATCACGACCTGCTGGTGGCCGAGCTGTCCGACCGCTTCGGTGACTACGGCACCATCGGCGTGATGCTGGTCGAGCGGGCCGCACAGGTGTGGACCCTGAAGCTGCTGCTGATCTCCTGCCGCGTGATGTCCCGCGGAGTCGGCGCGGTGCTCCTGGGCCGGCTGGCCGCCCGCGCCAAGGACAAGGGCGTGACACTGCGGGGGGAGTTCGTCCCGAGCGGCCGCAACCGGGCCATGCTGATCACCTACCGGTTCGCGGGCTTCGACGTCGTCTCCGAGTCCGCGGACCGTACCGTCTTCGAGTACCGCTCCGACACGGTTCCCCAGGTGCCCGACTACCTGCACCTCGCCTCGGACATCTAG
- a CDS encoding FkbM family methyltransferase, protein MSPQDDVRAAVLEHPAVRGAAVRVDDTGPRPRTVCYVVPSESGPRSFALDQVQGVNQHETQYLYDEIFVQRSYMRGGVTLREDAVVFDVGANIGMFSLFVRENCPSATLYAFEPLAPVHRLLERNAALAGDRVHVFRHGLADREAEVSFAFYPGNSWMSGLQDYSDPQAEADVMKTYLLNERNQGLAKARDELIDHFDEYAPALFRTTEEPARLRRLSEVIDEQGVERIDLLKVDVQRAELDVLHGLDEQHWPLVRQIAMEVHDSTGSETEGRLTEVVSLLEKHGFTTWAVQDELLTGTDRHTLTAIRPEYADDPRPVVADHLRNGGTAHQEAELLDWLRGRLPGHPLPDALVMVDSLPL, encoded by the coding sequence ATGAGCCCACAGGACGACGTCCGTGCCGCCGTGCTCGAACACCCTGCGGTGAGGGGGGCTGCGGTCCGCGTCGACGACACGGGCCCCCGGCCCCGCACCGTCTGCTACGTGGTGCCCAGCGAGTCCGGACCCCGCTCCTTCGCCCTGGACCAGGTCCAGGGCGTCAACCAGCACGAAACCCAGTACCTGTACGACGAGATCTTCGTCCAACGCTCCTACATGCGGGGCGGGGTGACATTGCGCGAGGACGCCGTCGTGTTCGACGTCGGTGCCAACATCGGCATGTTCTCACTTTTCGTGCGCGAGAACTGCCCGAGCGCCACGCTCTACGCCTTCGAGCCGCTGGCCCCGGTGCACCGCCTGCTGGAGCGCAACGCCGCGCTGGCGGGCGACCGCGTCCACGTCTTCCGGCACGGTCTGGCCGACCGGGAGGCCGAGGTCAGCTTCGCGTTCTATCCCGGCAACTCCTGGATGTCGGGCCTGCAGGACTACTCCGACCCGCAGGCCGAGGCGGACGTCATGAAGACGTACCTGCTCAACGAGCGCAACCAGGGACTCGCCAAGGCCCGGGACGAACTCATCGACCACTTCGACGAGTACGCCCCCGCCCTCTTCCGGACCACCGAGGAGCCGGCCCGGCTCAGGCGGCTGTCCGAGGTCATCGACGAGCAGGGCGTCGAGCGGATCGACCTGCTGAAGGTCGACGTCCAGCGGGCCGAGCTGGACGTCCTGCACGGCCTGGACGAGCAGCACTGGCCGCTCGTGCGGCAGATCGCCATGGAGGTCCACGACAGCACGGGCTCGGAGACCGAGGGGCGTCTGACGGAAGTGGTCTCGCTCCTGGAGAAGCACGGGTTCACGACCTGGGCGGTGCAGGACGAACTCCTCACTGGAACGGACCGGCACACCCTGACGGCGATCCGGCCCGAGTACGCCGACGATCCGCGTCCGGTGGTCGCCGATCACCTGCGCAACGGGGGCACCGCGCACCAGGAGGCGGAGCTGCTCGACTGGCTGCGCGGGCGGCTGCCCGGGCACCCGCTGCCGGACGCGCTCGTGATGGTCGACAGCCTGCCGCTGTAG
- a CDS encoding ATP-binding protein, translated as MAAHHTVLNGADVPAGELDSPSSTVPWLGIRPQTDVLVGRQDDLRHMCAAVKSSRLLVLTGSGGVGKTRLALASAAQLQRMYRDGVAVVELGSLLPERDREREALTAVTEAVKTRMSCSPAWQTTEFRMLLVIDNAEHVLKAVTEVSQRLLHEHPGLDIIVTSRRPLALMSATSWEVAPLPVDSPSGTGHSPAVELFLIRAHTSVPTLDITDRLPAVTTLCTRLDAMPLAIEVAAHRLRSVSLNTLLQEAPLLPILDQISLGSLSRHRPLSSAAKWSYDLLNLSQRTLLHHLAAIQNPFTIEDVTGFDSGADDSPADNIKVLAELVDNSVVQVRRGHEYVYRVPTLIREYVNEYVSDLAARPVAVPV; from the coding sequence ATGGCGGCGCACCATACCGTCCTCAACGGCGCCGACGTCCCTGCCGGAGAGTTAGACAGCCCCTCCAGTACCGTTCCGTGGCTGGGTATCCGCCCGCAAACTGACGTCCTGGTGGGCCGGCAGGACGATCTGCGGCACATGTGCGCCGCGGTGAAGAGCAGTCGCCTGCTCGTGCTGACCGGGTCCGGCGGTGTGGGCAAGACCCGCCTGGCCCTTGCCTCGGCAGCCCAGTTACAGCGGATGTACCGCGACGGCGTCGCCGTGGTCGAACTGGGCTCGCTGCTGCCGGAACGGGACCGGGAGCGCGAGGCGTTGACGGCGGTGACCGAGGCGGTGAAGACCCGTATGTCGTGCTCGCCGGCCTGGCAGACGACGGAGTTTCGCATGCTCCTCGTCATCGACAATGCCGAGCATGTCCTCAAGGCCGTGACCGAGGTGTCACAGCGACTGCTGCATGAGCATCCGGGCCTGGACATCATCGTGACCTCCCGCCGGCCGCTCGCATTGATGTCCGCGACCTCCTGGGAGGTGGCACCGCTCCCCGTGGACAGCCCGTCCGGCACAGGGCACTCGCCCGCGGTGGAACTCTTCCTGATCCGGGCGCACACCAGCGTCCCCACCCTCGACATCACCGACCGCCTCCCCGCCGTGACAACGTTGTGTACGCGGCTGGACGCGATGCCGCTGGCCATAGAGGTGGCCGCGCACCGCTTGAGGTCGGTGTCGCTGAACACGCTGCTCCAAGAGGCTCCCCTCCTGCCGATCCTCGACCAGATCAGCCTGGGCAGCCTCTCCCGTCATCGCCCCCTGTCGAGCGCCGCCAAGTGGAGCTACGACCTGCTGAACCTCTCCCAACGCACCCTGCTGCACCATCTGGCCGCCATCCAGAACCCGTTCACCATCGAGGACGTGACGGGTTTCGACTCCGGCGCCGACGACAGCCCGGCCGACAACATCAAGGTGCTGGCCGAACTCGTCGACAACTCCGTCGTCCAGGTGCGCCGCGGCCACGAGTACGTCTATCGCGTACCCACGTTGATCCGTGAGTATGTCAACGAGTACGTCAGCGATCTCGCCGCCAGGCCCGTCGCGGTACCGGTCTGA
- a CDS encoding IS630 family transposase (programmed frameshift) produces the protein MRYPQGGGLTAERQQFREELRLKAAERFALGEGSTAIARDLRVSVRSVQRWRHAWAEGGPRSLRSQGPASLPKLSDQQFTQLEAELAKGPAAHGWQDQRWTLARVTTVIGRRFHLTYTIQGVRKLLVRNGWSCQVPARRAMERDDDAVAVGQGGVALRGRLAAAHGAWLVFEDEAGFSMTPPHAKTWSPRGRTPVVRVRGRSRRRISIAALTCYKPGHRSRLVYRPRRDDGNRDGRKSFSWRDYRDLLISAHQQLDGPIVLIWDNLNVHKAAGLREFAETRDWLTIYYLPPYAPDLNPVEGIWSLLRRGWLSNVAFSTPEHLVQTVRRGLRHIQYRSHLIDGCLTETGLTIRPA, from the exons ATGCGGTATCCACAAGGGGGCGGGCTGACCGCCGAACGACAGCAGTTTCGCGAAGAGTTACGGCTCAAGGCGGCCGAGCGGTTCGCCCTGGGCGAGGGTAGTACAGCGATCGCCAGAGATCTGCGGGTCAGTGTCCGCTCGGTCCAGCGATGGCGTCACGCGTGGGCCGAGGGCGGCCCGCGATCCTTGCGGTCGCAGGGGCCAGCGTCGCTGCCGAAACTGAGCGATCAGCAGTTCACGCAGCTTGAAGCGGAGCTGGCCAAAGGCCCGGCCGCGCATGGCTGGCAGGACCAGCGCTGGACGCTTGCCCGGGTCACGACGGTGATCGGCCGACGCTTTCACCTGACATACACGATCCAGGGCGTGCGCAAGCTGCTGGTGCGCAACGGCTGGTCTTGCCAGGTACCGGCCCGCAGAGCGATGGAGCGGGACGACGACGCGGTCGCG GTGGGTCAAGGAGGTGTGGCCCTGCGCGGAAGGCTCGCGGCGGCCCATGGAGCCTGGCTCGTCTTCGAAGACGAAGCCGGCTTCTCCATGACGCCGCCGCACGCAAAGACATGGTCGCCACGCGGCCGCACCCCGGTGGTCCGCGTCCGCGGCCGTTCCCGCAGGCGCATATCCATCGCAGCGCTGACCTGCTACAAACCCGGCCACCGGTCGAGGCTGGTCTACCGGCCCCGCCGCGACGACGGCAACCGTGACGGGCGCAAGAGCTTCTCCTGGCGCGACTACCGCGACCTGCTGATCTCCGCCCACCAGCAGCTCGACGGCCCCATCGTGCTCATCTGGGACAACCTCAACGTCCACAAAGCAGCCGGCCTGAGAGAGTTCGCCGAAACCCGCGACTGGCTGACCATCTACTACCTGCCGCCCTACGCACCCGACCTCAACCCCGTCGAGGGCATCTGGTCACTCCTACGGCGCGGATGGCTCTCGAACGTCGCCTTCAGCACCCCCGAACACCTCGTCCAGACCGTCCGGCGCGGCCTGCGGCACATCCAGTACCGCAGCCACCTCATCGACGGCTGTCTCACCGAGACCGGCCTGACCATCCGCCCCGCCTGA
- a CDS encoding helix-turn-helix domain-containing protein, with the protein MEINRLHVVIATARRAAGWSQEALAERSGVSVRTIRNLELLRLNSWCRKG; encoded by the coding sequence ATGGAAATAAATAGACTCCATGTTGTCATCGCGACAGCCCGCAGAGCCGCAGGCTGGAGTCAAGAGGCACTGGCGGAGCGCTCCGGAGTCAGTGTCAGAACCATTCGCAACCTGGAGTTACTGAGGCTGAACTCGTGGTGTCGTAAGGGGTGA